The nucleotide window TCGCTGATGCTCGCTGGCTGTGCTCCAGGCCTTCACTAGGCACTATTCGCCAAATATGCATGCTAGGTCTTCTCCGGACATTGCTTCGCTCAAGCCTCTTCATCCTAGAAAGCTGCTGCCAAAGCTGCTGCCATGGCCATGCTCGTCGGATGTCTTGCCATCAGCTCTTGTGCAGAGCTATCCCCCATTGACAAACTATCTTTAGAAAAAATATTAGCCGAGCCCATATTTTCTTTCTAAACAAACCATCTTGAACTGTTTGCCATAATCTCTTGTACAGAGCTATCCCCCATCGACAAACTAGCTGCATTAATGATTCCCCTTAAATGTTTTAGCTTAGGTTACTgaagaataattttatttttcttttatacttAAGCTTTCTCTTTTTAAAgtgaaattttcttttgttgcaaGACAGAAGTGGCTAAAAGAGAGTAGCACTATGAATcttcttttttgtttgatttggtaAGCTAGATGGTAACAAATTGGACCTTTCCACTCCCTTTTCACATAGGATTATAGGTTTCATCTTATTAAATCTTTTTGAATTACTAGGAGCTTATGTCATCTCATTATCTTTTGGTACTGATTTTTTTGGGGATATAAATAGTCAGGCATTTGACTGCCATATTACTTTTCTTTTGTTTGCGAAATCTGATGGGAATTCACTTATGTTAATTGACGGTAATGATTGGGTTCAATCCTCTAGTAATAGACAAATGACTAATTTGAGTCACAATAAGCACTTTCACAATCTTAAAGtataataatattgaaaaatgtGCATATTAGCCTCATattctttcttttattgtttattatttgtgATACTGGAGTTGTACATTCTACCTCGCGTTTATGAGCCTTATCTTCATTGTGGAATGTTCCATGAAAGTGCTAAATGCTAATTGTTCTCTCTTTTTTAGTTCAAGTCTATCATTCCAGATAGAAAAACTCAAGTTGACATCTCGTTGGCTGGTCCCTTTGCTGGTGCTACACTCTCTTTTTCCATGTTTGCTGTTGGCCTGCTGTTATCTTCACATCCCAATGTCTCAGGAGATTTTGTGCAAGTGCCTAGCACGCTCTTTCAAGGTTCTCTGCTTCTTGGACTCATAAGTCGAGCCACGCTTGGTTATACGTATGTCTTTCCTTGACGTGCTTATTTGAACCTTATTATTGTTAAGATGTCATACTTGGTCAATACAATAGCCGGTGAAACATTATGTGCCTTTTATGTCTTCCATTTTCTCCAATAAATAGTTATATAATTATGTTACACAGATGAGATGCTGACCTATATGCAAGTTCTGCACATTGTTATCTCACTTAGCATTTCATATTTTACATGAATTTGAAAGTTAATGGCAAGTTCACTTTAATTTTCAACACTGATGCTTCTATTTACAACTATTATTGACCTTTTTTTTGGTAATGCAGAGCCATGCATGCTGCCTCAGTTTCAATTCACCCACTTGTAATAGCTGGCTGGTGCGTTTctgttccattttttttttccaaaaatgcaTATTTGTTGAATCTATTGAACTTAACAATCGGTCTTGCAGGTGTGGTTTGACCAGCACAGCTTTCAACTTGCTTCCAGTTGGGTGCCTCGATGGTGGGAGAGCAATTCAGGTAATCTATGCCTTGAGGTAATTTCTTAGCCAAAGGGTTTGAATGAATTCCAGGATCACAAGCAAGCTGTTTTACTTGGATCATCTAGGGGTGATGTCATCTGACATGTGTACTGTAATGTCATTATCTTGGCTATCATGATTAAGGATTAGGAATTTTGTTTATTACCAAGTGTCCTAGGGTCAACAAGAAAACTCCCATTAAGGATGTTTTGTACTGCTTTCTCCAAACAGAACCAGGAAAGAGAACTTTTCTATAAAAGTTGCATCAGCCTTGCTCCTGAAATCATCACGCTCTGAGGGGTTGTCTTCTATTAACTCCGTGATTCAAATTGCAGCGTGTTTCTTTTCAGAGTCAATAAAAACCTTAATGCAAACttagataaaacatataaacaGCAATGCGTTCAGCCTTATCGCTCCAATATACATTCTTTTTCAGCTTTCTTTGCGTCTTAGTGCATTGCTCTCCATTTTCAGGTGCATTTTGCTTGATTGCACTCTAAATTGTTCATGTTACTGCTATTTGTCCTTAATTTATACCTGTTGGTGTGCATAGAACTCTCATTGACAAGTCTTTTAAAATGTTGGTTTTCTGTGATGGACGGAAGAATTGGACCTTTGTCTTGCTTCAATCTGCTGATAATAGTGTGTCTTATAATATATCAATGCCAGTTTTTGCTGCAAGTCTATGTTAATGTCATTGCCACCCCAACTCGTATTTAAAGTACCGTTCTGGACACTTGATTATTGGACATCACTATGTTCAAAATTAACACTCGCGTGCTAGACATTGATTTTGTCTTCACGTGATCAAGCTATTCCCTTTTGTTGATGTTAAAAAGATGAACTTTGTAGAAATGCTAAATACTCTTTTATGTCATTCTAACAGGGAGCTTTCGGGAAAAATGCACTAATCGCTTTTGGCTTGACGACCTACACATTGCTCGGATTAGGCGTGGTATCCCCCTTCTTCCTCTATCATTTGAGCTTATGTAGAAGCTTGTATATTGTTTCAACACAAATATTCTATCCTCCACAGCCCCACATCTCTAATATATCTCTTCTTATTCCAGCTAGGTGGACCATTATCCCTACCGTGGGGGCTATACGTACTCATTTGTCAGGTACGACGCTGAAAACGTCTTATCCTGTGAACAGAAAAGGACTGTAAATTCTTTCGTGTAGTCTAATACTTTCACGACAATTTTCAGAGAACTCCGGAAAAGCCATGTTTAAACGATGTGACAGAGGTCGGAACTTGGAGGAAATCTGTGTTAATAGGTGCTATCTTTCTGGTGGTATTGACATTACTCCCTGTTTGGGATGAACTAGCTGAGGAACTTGGTATAGGCCTTGTCACCACTTATTGATCATGTGCAATGCAAATGTTTATGCAGTGTTTCATTCATAGATGTATAGATAATGAGAGCTGCCAGCTCAATGATGCCCCAAAATGTTGTGATTTCGTTGCGTATTTTTCATTTTCGAGCGTTAAATTTCCTTTTATCGGACATTAAGGGGTCGAATTCATGGGGATTGATGCTTGCAATCCTTTGCAGTTGCGGCCCCAATTGATTTGATTAAACATAATGAAGAGATTGATTGATGGGAATTAGTAGACAAGAATGATGATCAAGGAaatcaataacaaaaattaGGCTACAATGactcaataatttaaaatgaattcaTCTTCAAGCAACCAATACTTTCTAATCAAATTcattgttgtatgagacggtctcggTGAGATGCGCCttatatatgggttaaatagctTATCTTATATAGATTATGAGAATATGACTTCTTTTTTGAGGTCGTCTTACCAAAAGACATCTTTCCAACTACTAACTCTTATACAAATTTACTAATCACTAGACTAATCTGGAAATAAGGGCCAACTCATGCCACCCTTTTAGTACCTATCTAATTATCTCTTTGGAGACTCACTAAGCATACCCTAACATATCCCTTTCGAGAATCACCAAAGGATAACTTAATCAGACCCCAAGTAAGCCCCTGAGCTATGGTTGATTAAGCTAGAGAATGAACATCAACTTGTTGTCAATCAAGTGAAATAATTGTAGAGTAAATTAATGCTAAATATTGATAGGATAAATTATGGAGATcagtatatttaattattttaggtgATCATAGCTTTTTACTAGAAAtcaactttaatttgtatattaattatataagtttATAATTATAGTTGAGTTTTTTGAGATCACACATTTAAATATTGACcgaataaaattataccaaatggCATCAAATGCTTATTGGTATTGTGGAGGTACTATTTGCATACATAGACATATAAAAAGACGTTCATTGTCTTTATGTTACTTGGAACTTAAGTAATGTATATGAAAGTACAGATATCTTCATCGTGTTATTTGCTCAAGTAAAACAAATAATGTAACATGAACGTTATGTATATACGATGCATTTGCTCATATAATCAGTTGATGTCACATATTCCGCAACATTTGCCTTTTTTACAAACACCATTTCTACAcctaaaagaaataaatatagtAGTTTCTTATTCTGTACTAGTATACATAATGATCCAGTCTTTGCGATGAGAACAACAATAGAGAAACGACAATTGATGTTCTAATATCCTCGTTTGGTGTAATTCATGAAATTCAACTTAACTCATTTAATTTCCTACTTGAAGACCAAAAGACAAGATTCTATCTTTAGTCTCAAGTCTCTGCAGTTTGCACCAACGAacttaagttacctcaaggatCAGGCAAGACCCCAAGAACATAATAATTATTTCCTTCCTTCTGAAAGGCTTCTACATTAGAGATTTTGATAGTTTTTATCAaaagttatttaattttttacctAATGTGTATGTAAAAATATACTTAAATAGAATCTTATTTAAAACGTCTAATTATATACTttcatataatataatttttataattttttattatacatatttTAAGATATAAAATGTTCTTAATAACGTATTAGATTGTgtaaaaaatgaaatgtataaaaaaaatagaaaaaatataacatGAACTATATACAAGTAGTTAAAAATCACAATATCCTTCGGGTTTTGTAATAGCTACACTGCTCCCAAAAATCTCGAATGAAGTAATTAAATTAGAAGTGaattgtttaaaaaataaataagcatTCAATATTCTAATATAAAGAAGGTAAATGATACACAATACACTCAAATATTCTGATATAAAGAAAATGGCAAAAGGTTTTGATATAAACACAAGGGACAAGAAAGCCTCAAATATTAGAAGCGCCTGATGATAAAaatatttgtcaattttttacttcgccctaaaaacttaaaaaaaaaagatcgactactttgtttattttatatacattCATAATATAGAGAAACACATGTGTACAACcgaataataaatgaagaaattaaataataatattaataatcttttagGATTAAGACTTTGACAGTGTTATTGTAGTAGTAGAGTCTGTTCAACTGCGACAAGCCTAATAATAATACGGGGAAAGTCCAGATTTTCATTGTAGACTATCATTCGGAAGAAGAATATCAAAATCACTGACAGTCCATTCTGCAGTTTCTCTCGTGTTACTAACATATATTTCTGTTCCAACATTAATGGATGACCAAATACGCTTGGCTGGTGTTGTACCTGGATCCTGCACACCACAATATCCAAAGGATCAGGGCGTGTTCGGTGCAGCAGTTGAAGTAGTTGTTAGTGGTTTAGTAAAGCAAAAACACTACTTTTAAAAACATGTCGTTGTTCAGTAAAGTAGTAGTTTAAGTAACACTAAGTGGTGGATCAGTGCATATAGTTGTTTTCGGAACGTTACACCTTGTAGAGTTCCAAAATAAAAAGGTAAGACTTAATATTTTCTCTACATTTTCTTAATAAATGGGTGGGAGCCATTTACCGATAttgggtaatgaaatgttgtagaGACGACTAATTTCATTTGCCTTATGTAAAAGGAGCATTTAATACATTCTTTTAATTTAGACCATAAAAAGTTCTAGCATAAAAATCTGTTAGAGTAAACAGCATATTATGGGcttcaactatcagcttaagcttttagttaagTTAGTTCCTtgtggtatcagaagccaacagGACAAAAGATCACtgagttcaaatctcaaccactcTTCAAACTCAAATGGAATATTTCACACCAAATATGAGGAGGGCCTGTGTGttacatccacacttctagcctaaaGGGCACTCATGTGAGGgagcatgttagagtatataacatatcccaGGGCCTTAGCTGATCGCTTTTGATTGGGTTGGTTTCTTGACAGAATCAAGCAATGTCATTATTTCCAAAACAAAGATGTAATACATAGgaacaaagaaaagtaaaacAACACAACAATAGCAATAATGTTTCAAGATAATGACTGAAATAACCTGGTAGAAGTACAAGCGACTAGAAAGAGCGCCAACATCAAGCTCCCAGCTTCTCGAGTCCCCAATCCAACCATCTCCTTGCTTTGCAGGATATCCATGGACAGCCCACTCGGGGTGAGGTAGAAGTTGCACAATTTCCTGTGACTGTGGATTGCTGTAAGGATCACATATATCAACTGGTTTTTCTGCAAAATCGGCATTTCCAGGACCACAATACAGATGATAAGCTGAATATGGAAACCGTGATGTATTACTTCTGTGAATTCGCTCTCCTGTACTACTAATATGATACGGTGGGCATGAGATAAGGTTATCCGGGCGACACCAGCTAGTAGTTTCAGGATTAATGATCATCTCGGAGTATCGGGTTACATCTGTTAAGACGTCACCATCACACGGAACTCCATTATTCTTCCAGCAACCTCCAATATCAATGAGATAGAATTGACTATTTGAGCCACCACCGCGTTTGATGTCAAGTGTCAATTTTGCTTTGAATTTAGGTGATTCGAGTTGCTAAAGAAACATACATCATTCGTTAATGTTGCAAGTCGACATTTTAAAGGCAAGCAATAACGAGTAAAAGAGCGATAAATATACCTTTCTAAGCATACCTCTACCCTCGTAATGATAACCTCCATTAAACCCTCGGTTTGAGTCAGCTCTCAAGTACAACATAAGCCAAGGATACTTGGTAGAGGTCGTTAACTTGTTCGAGATAACccaacttccactagtcaaattcTTTTCCCACGTAACCGAGAAATAAGAGTTGTTTCCTATATCTTTACTCAAGTCAGCATCTAGATCGTAGGAGCCGTAAAACCCTCCACTCAATGATGCCACATGCTGCCTGTTGTAGACGAGTCTTGATCGATTATGATAAACAAGAGGTTGGTTCATGCATCCTTTCCCAAAACACGGAAAATTTCGCTTGGTTTCTATTTTAGAGACCTTTTTGCCGTTTTCAGGACATAGTGTAGTATTTTTGTCGAAATTTCCATTCTTAAGCATGACCATCCAAAAATGCCACGGGCCTTCGGAATCAGACACTTCACACAATGAAGCAAGATACAACTCTTTTTCGACTGCATAAAGATCAGGATCGGCATAAGGTTGAAAACCAGGAACAGGGAAGTTTTTACCTGCCCTCAATCTGTTGTCAGAGTCATTTACTTTGTGGTGCACTTTGCACCCATCTTCTTTGCTCATGAAATACGCATTTGTTACCTCTGGAGAAACGATATAGGCAACCGAAACTTTTTAAGCACATATTAAAAACACTAAAAGTGCAAAGAGCCAACCAACATTTCAAGATGGAACTTCATAAAGATGAAAAAGTTTCAGATTGATAAATATGTTCTTTAAAGCATGACAAGAATAAAGATCAACATCCAAGAGTTGAAATCATTTCATCAACAAAAGATCACTAAAATATCATGTTTTGCATGTAGAAGTACCATCAATTAAACTAAACCATAATCATGCTCAAAAAAACATTCATGATATACTCTAATCAAACTAAAAACAATTTCCCGGTTGCACATAGTGCAAACAGAAGGTCTATTCGTATCATATAAGCCAtatcgtaaaggttttcaaatttacCGAACAAATACTACTCGCATCGTAAATGTGTAAAAACTGCGTTTTACGCAGCTTCAAGCGACATGTCATGGTTAAGGCAAATATTCCGCATTACCCCATTACCATATTGCCGTGTGCGTTACTGTAATCGCGACCATTAgcatatttttgcactatggttgcACATCATTTAACATGTTCAATTGGAAAATGGCTCATTAATTTTACTGAATTTAAATAGGAGTACACATCTTCTGACGGCATGGAAGATGTAGGAGTTGGGTCATAATTTTTCTCTTGGAACAGTCCTATTCCAAGAATGGACATCTAGAAATAAAGCTTATATTGGTCATATAAGCAAACAAACtcaattaaaatatcaaaattcaaCAGCGATTAAAGTGAAATGTATAATCGACTCTCAAATAAGTGTTATGTgatatctcaaaaaaaaaaaaaaaaagtgtgatGTATACTCTTACTCTCTTCTTTAGGTGTTTCCTCTTTACTTTCTACTTCAATTTCTCCATGACATAGCATAACATAGCATAACATAGCATCATGCTAATTAAGTTAGCAATTACACTAATTCTCAAATGAAACGATCTCATGGTGACACCATTGGGCTGGCGATCTAAAAGTGACAAATTTTAACCTTAGTCTTAAATTATCACTTCTAACCTTTAAAAGTgatacttataatcttaaaataatcaattagaaTCTTAAAGTGGTCAATGAGGGAAGTGGGCCAATTGTATGAGCTTGTCATTAAGACGAGACGGTTTTATACAAAACAAATTGTACCATTTAACATAAAAGAGCAGGAACAAACATCTTCTACCATAAGAAACCCCAAACCCTGAGTACAAATTCAATACTACAATCCAGCAAATAATTAGcataaaatttgatttaaaacaGTAAAATGAACTGAGAATCAGAATAAGAAAAATCTAAGTATATACCTTGAATGTTGGGGCAGTACAAATCAGTGCAATCAGCAAGCCTAGGGCTGCCCATATGAGGTGCTTCAAAACCGACTTCATTGCAAAAATTCCAAGCTTCAAATGCAATTCTAACATTTGGGTTTTTCATTCCCGGATCACCAACCGCAGAAATGAAGGTTTCATTTGCATTAGAAAAACTCCATAGATGAAGCAGGATAGAGAGTGGTAACACAAGTGATGGAGACATGTCTTAAACTGTTGATTTTTGgggaaaaatcaaaatcaatcagACTCTTCTTCTCCTGTTTGTTTTCTTTGCCTCCATTTTGATTATTGAGTGAATGGTATTCATATTGCCCATTAAGGCAAGCAATGAAGTTAGGAGTATCTTAAAATTCTTGATTGAAGTGCTGATTTTACCGTAATCTTCTTGTTAGAGGAAAGCGACTACATCTTTATCTTTGTAGAAGTATATACTTCCTCCCTCCAACAAAAATGCTATTATTTATTCATCGCttttataattagtttttaatttatctgATAAAACTTAGTCGAttgtaattttgtttgatttttctcATTATAAAGATTAAggaattgaattagtacattgaACTACGTAAAAAAGTAAATGTTATAAGTAAATTGGAATAGATGAAGTATATAATAAACTAAAGTAAAATCAAAACACAAACCACTTCATTAGTCAATTTTTCAAACAAATTCTTGTGCGAGattgtctctttgagagactatctctaattgggctAACATAAAAAAGGAAATATATAGAGTAAGTTGCTctgtagacattaagaatatagtaagtaggcattttgaatattgtaagtacttaagttattactcggtgggcattaagtatattgtaagtagacattaaagatattgtaGTAGGCAATATCGCAAGTATGACTAGTAGGCTAAGTTTCTctgtaggcattaagaatattgtaagtagtcaTTTTACATACATTTTCGgtggacattaagtatattgtaagtaagcataAAGGATACCGTAAGTGGACATTAAGGATTAATGTGCTGGGCTTGAGAGATGTATCTCAAAGAAACAGTCTCTTAGAAGACCAGTTGAGATATCTTAATGAtcgtaagtgattattttaggATTATAAATAATGAATTGAAAACTTTAATATGATTGTAAGTATGTTTAATGTTCTTCTAAGGGATCACTTTGATACTATCAAGATACATTAGGTCTGCCTAACAAAAATAGTCTTATTGTAAAACTATCTAATTTGAGAATTTGTCAAACGCAAAACCAAAAGAAAATCCGAAGGACAAATGATTTATATACTTCATAATATCCACCTTTTTAAGAGTGTCTTATAATGAAAATGTCTCAAATGGGAATTTAGACTACTCAATAAGTTTTATATGAGATCATTTATCGTGAAAAAAGTTCatataattatttcattttctaattagtgatcactttaatattataattggtcactttaaaatgtaaataatcagttcaaggttataagtaatcactttaaggttataattagtCATTTCAATGTTATAATTAGTCACTTCAAGTTTGTAGGTGATTATTAAGGTTCAGGGCCGGCTCTGATTGTAGGCCCAAAGGGCAATTGCCCAGGGCCCAAAATTTCAAAGTAGAAATTCAGTATTAaaagtgtaacacccctgaatttcagaCTCCTTAAAGAAACCAAAACCTTaaatgccttagattagtttaatgtttttattttgttaagtgctctaccacatgttcgcTTTTTAGAAgaaatgctgccgaaatttccactcacctttttaaagttaatatttaacatttatttgaattcttttccttttcttttatgtattatccgaatttcctcccatcctttacggttttaatttttatttccaaccccttaaacgaaaccaaaaatcataaaggaagggaggaaattcgggtgtaaCAAAAAGGCCCCTATAAAGTATCTATTCTTGGAAATCAATTCTTGGGATT belongs to Amaranthus tricolor cultivar Red isolate AtriRed21 chromosome 17, ASM2621246v1, whole genome shotgun sequence and includes:
- the LOC130804501 gene encoding uncharacterized protein LOC130804501 — translated: MSPSLVLPLSILLHLWSFSNANETFISAVGDPGMKNPNVRIAFEAWNFCNEVGFEAPHMGSPRLADCTDLYCPNIQEVTNAYFMSKEDGCKVHHKVNDSDNRLRAGKNFPVPGFQPYADPDLYAVEKELYLASLCEVSDSEGPWHFWMVMLKNGNFDKNTTLCPENGKKVSKIETKRNFPCFGKGCMNQPLVYHNRSRLVYNRQHVASLSGGFYGSYDLDADLSKDIGNNSYFSVTWEKNLTSGSWVISNKLTTSTKYPWLMLYLRADSNRGFNGGYHYEGRGMLRKQLESPKFKAKLTLDIKRGGGSNSQFYLIDIGGCWKNNGVPCDGDVLTDVTRYSEMIINPETTSWCRPDNLISCPPYHISSTGERIHRSNTSRFPYSAYHLYCGPGNADFAEKPVDICDPYSNPQSQEIVQLLPHPEWAVHGYPAKQGDGWIGDSRSWELDVGALSSRLYFYQDPGTTPAKRIWSSINVGTEIYVSNTRETAEWTVSDFDILLPNDSLQ